From one Methanobacteriaceae archaeon genomic stretch:
- a CDS encoding DUF5379 family protein, producing the protein MEIEVKLTSIHAVLAIVAGYASFLLSTGAISGVGKNEVLAVLAALIILYIGGQISEKLFGKEAVGGTKGWLWSGILPFFFVWIIVWVLLYNM; encoded by the coding sequence ATGGAAATAGAAGTTAAGCTAACCAGTATACATGCAGTGCTTGCCATTGTGGCAGGTTACGCATCATTTTTACTGTCAACCGGCGCTATATCTGGCGTGGGTAAAAACGAAGTGCTAGCAGTCCTGGCAGCGTTAATCATCCTTTATATAGGTGGTCAAATATCTGAGAAGTTATTTGGTAAGGAAGCAGTTGGCGGAACCAAAGGATGGCTATGGAGTGGGATTTTACCATTCTTCTTTGTATGGATAATCGTATGGGTACTCCTTTACAACATGTAG
- a CDS encoding NFACT family protein, giving the protein MKAMSNVDLYAISHELNELLTDARVQKAYQPSRDTVIIRFHVPGKGRVDVAFQAGLRVHTTQYPPENPKVPPSFPMLLRKHLKNATVKGVKQHNFDRILEIDIQKEHRFTLIIELFSQGNIILLDENDRIILPLKHRHAQGRKITSQEKYQYPQERGIHPLNVQLEDLKDLFQNSDSDLIRTLARSGLGGLYSEEIFLRSGVDKKLASSDVSDQEIESIYQSMTELFKPLKTFNFQPQIVREVIAEKNIEKNDSNEKLEDKNRENKEDDKFKKPEYGKEDVLPLDLLMYKSFEKERFETFNQAADEFYSGKIGADIKKVQEDIWAKEVGKYEKRLRIQEETLEKFQKTVVESKKKGDLLYSHYSQVQNILDTIHQAREKYSWMEIASKLKKARKEGLKEAQIIESLDKMGVLTLNIEGERVTVDANIEIPENAEKYYNKGKKAKRKIKGVHIAIERTKKDVERMRNKRELALERVRVPQKRVKRELKWFEKLRWFLSSDGLLVIGGRDAGTNELVVKRYLDNQDIYLHSDIHGAPSVVIKKGEFEGDIPESTILEAGSLAASFSSAWAKGYASQDVYWVFPDQVSKTPQSGEFVARGAFIIRGTRNYLRGIPLKIAVGIVDYEGERIMAGPIEAVAKYTDNYVVLKPGFTKKEEIARSVLKKIDPERILTLEDVIRVLPSGKCDFA; this is encoded by the coding sequence ATGAAAGCCATGTCCAATGTTGATCTTTACGCCATTTCACATGAACTCAACGAACTCCTTACAGATGCCCGGGTGCAGAAAGCATATCAACCCAGCAGGGACACGGTCATTATACGATTCCATGTTCCTGGAAAGGGAAGAGTTGATGTGGCTTTTCAGGCTGGTTTGCGAGTGCATACTACACAGTATCCACCAGAAAACCCCAAGGTACCTCCGTCATTCCCCATGCTACTGCGTAAACACTTAAAAAACGCAACAGTAAAGGGAGTTAAGCAACATAATTTTGACCGTATACTGGAAATTGACATCCAGAAGGAACATCGCTTTACACTGATTATTGAACTTTTCTCCCAAGGGAATATAATACTTTTGGATGAAAATGACCGGATTATCCTACCCCTGAAACACCGCCATGCCCAGGGTCGCAAGATAACTTCCCAAGAAAAATACCAGTACCCTCAAGAAAGAGGCATTCATCCCCTTAATGTGCAACTGGAAGATTTAAAAGATTTATTCCAAAATTCTGATTCTGATCTTATCCGCACACTGGCCCGGAGCGGTTTGGGTGGATTGTACTCTGAAGAAATATTCCTGCGCTCAGGAGTGGATAAAAAACTTGCATCCAGTGATGTGAGTGACCAGGAAATTGAATCCATTTACCAGAGCATGACTGAACTTTTCAAACCCCTTAAAACTTTCAATTTCCAGCCTCAAATTGTTCGAGAAGTCATTGCTGAAAAAAATATTGAGAAAAATGATAGTAATGAAAAATTAGAGGACAAAAACAGAGAAAATAAAGAAGATGATAAATTTAAGAAGCCAGAATATGGTAAAGAGGATGTGTTACCCCTGGATCTTTTAATGTATAAAAGTTTTGAGAAAGAACGCTTTGAAACCTTCAACCAGGCTGCAGACGAGTTCTACAGTGGAAAAATTGGTGCTGATATTAAGAAGGTTCAGGAGGATATCTGGGCCAAAGAAGTGGGTAAATATGAAAAAAGGCTCCGTATACAGGAAGAAACCCTGGAAAAATTCCAAAAGACAGTGGTTGAATCAAAAAAGAAGGGTGATCTGTTATATTCTCATTACTCCCAAGTTCAAAACATTTTAGACACCATACACCAGGCCCGGGAGAAGTATTCATGGATGGAAATCGCATCTAAATTGAAAAAAGCCCGTAAAGAAGGTTTAAAAGAGGCGCAGATTATTGAATCCTTGGACAAGATGGGTGTACTCACCCTGAATATTGAAGGGGAAAGGGTGACTGTGGACGCCAATATAGAAATCCCTGAAAATGCTGAGAAATATTATAATAAAGGTAAAAAGGCCAAAAGGAAGATTAAAGGGGTGCATATTGCCATTGAACGCACCAAAAAAGATGTGGAGAGAATGAGGAATAAAAGGGAGCTGGCCCTGGAAAGGGTTCGAGTTCCTCAGAAAAGGGTCAAAAGAGAGCTTAAATGGTTTGAAAAACTCAGATGGTTCTTATCTTCTGATGGTTTGCTGGTTATTGGTGGTAGAGATGCAGGTACCAATGAACTGGTGGTTAAACGTTACCTGGATAACCAGGACATCTACCTCCACTCTGACATACATGGTGCTCCCTCTGTGGTTATTAAGAAGGGTGAATTTGAGGGTGATATTCCTGAATCAACTATCCTGGAAGCAGGTTCCCTGGCTGCATCATTTTCCAGTGCCTGGGCTAAAGGTTACGCCTCCCAGGATGTTTACTGGGTTTTCCCGGATCAGGTATCCAAAACCCCCCAGTCCGGTGAATTCGTGGCCCGGGGAGCATTCATAATCAGGGGCACCCGTAATTATCTCCGGGGAATTCCCCTTAAAATAGCAGTGGGTATTGTGGATTATGAGGGTGAAAGGATAATGGCCGGTCCAATAGAAGCAGTGGCAAAATATACAGACAACTACGTGGTTCTAAAACCCGGTTTCACCAAAAAGGAAGAAATTGCCAGATCAGTTCTTAAAAAGATTGACCCAGAGCGTATATTAACCCTGGAAGATGTGATCAGGGTCTTGCCATCAGGTAAATGTGATTTTGCATAA
- a CDS encoding DUF2073 domain-containing protein, translating to MDDANTLKMDFISQDALKDKSSIEKIFMIVERVKKGEVIVLEGGLEPEEEAELIETTMREIDVESFVGIDIYTLEKNETSFLGLSKRKTVGITIIGPANIMKQVKRKSNFISMVASLGGNDASMY from the coding sequence ATGGATGATGCTAACACCCTGAAAATGGATTTCATCTCACAGGATGCATTGAAAGATAAAAGCAGCATTGAGAAGATATTCATGATCGTGGAAAGAGTTAAAAAAGGTGAAGTTATAGTTTTGGAGGGTGGTTTAGAGCCTGAAGAAGAGGCAGAACTTATTGAAACCACCATGCGAGAAATCGATGTGGAAAGCTTTGTAGGAATCGATATTTACACCCTGGAAAAGAATGAAACCTCATTTTTAGGTCTTTCCAAAAGGAAAACAGTGGGTATAACCATAATAGGTCCGGCGAACATTATGAAACAGGTGAAACGCAAATCAAATTTCATTTCCATGGTAGCCAGCCTTGGTGGTAATGATGCATCGATGTATTAA
- a CDS encoding 50S ribosome-binding GTPase, protein MQRIFRKKFFRDIFNKLIGKEKKLKIGFYGHPNSGKTTLANRMTKDWTGKSLGLVSEIPHETRRVYRQERVTLNYNGVELDFDIIDTPGIATKIDYKNFLQFGLSEREAKERAKEATKGIIEAIKWLDDVTGVLLVVDSTKDPLTQANITIIGNLEARNIPFVIVANKVDLPESNIERINSVFPQHKVVGISALHGENTDQLYQAMVDRFS, encoded by the coding sequence ATGCAGAGAATTTTCAGAAAAAAATTTTTCAGAGACATCTTCAACAAGCTAATTGGAAAGGAAAAAAAACTCAAAATCGGTTTCTACGGTCATCCTAACTCAGGAAAAACCACCCTGGCCAACCGAATGACCAAGGACTGGACTGGGAAATCTTTGGGACTGGTATCGGAAATCCCTCACGAAACCAGAAGGGTCTACCGTCAGGAAAGGGTGACCCTAAACTACAATGGTGTGGAGTTAGATTTTGACATTATTGACACCCCAGGGATTGCCACCAAAATTGATTATAAAAACTTCTTACAGTTCGGTCTATCCGAGCGAGAAGCTAAAGAAAGAGCCAAGGAAGCTACCAAAGGAATCATTGAAGCAATTAAATGGCTGGATGATGTGACTGGTGTGTTATTGGTGGTGGATTCCACTAAGGATCCTCTCACCCAGGCTAACATCACGATAATAGGAAATCTGGAAGCACGCAACATACCCTTTGTCATAGTGGCCAACAAAGTTGACCTTCCTGAATCAAATATTGAAAGAATTAATTCTGTTTTCCCGCAGCATAAAGTAGTGGGAATATCAGCCCTGCACGGGGAGAACACGGACCAACTATACCAGGCCATGGTGGACCGGTTCAGTTAG
- a CDS encoding metal-dependent hydrolase, with product MNIRWLGHSAFSISTSKINILIDPFITDNPACPVDVEELEADIICVTHGHKDHFGDTVELAESNNALIVCNHEHSVYLSQQELETIGMNMGGTIESQGIKISMVNAIHSSDMDFVKGIGPGGSSCGYVLELENERKIYHSGDTGIFGDMKTVIKAIYRPHIALLPIGDRFTMGIREASIAANWIEPEVIIPMHYNTFPVIEQNPYRFKELVELSTETKVEVLKPGETYSE from the coding sequence ATGAATATCAGATGGTTGGGACATTCTGCATTTTCCATTTCTACATCCAAGATCAACATTTTAATTGATCCATTCATCACTGATAACCCTGCATGCCCGGTGGATGTTGAAGAACTGGAAGCAGACATAATATGTGTCACTCATGGACATAAAGACCATTTCGGAGACACAGTTGAACTCGCTGAAAGTAACAATGCCCTCATAGTTTGCAATCACGAGCATTCAGTTTACCTGTCACAACAGGAACTGGAAACCATTGGCATGAACATGGGAGGAACTATTGAATCTCAGGGAATAAAGATATCCATGGTAAATGCCATTCATTCTTCAGACATGGATTTTGTGAAGGGTATTGGTCCTGGGGGAAGTTCCTGTGGTTATGTACTGGAACTGGAAAATGAGAGAAAGATTTATCATTCTGGAGACACCGGTATCTTTGGGGATATGAAAACGGTTATAAAAGCCATTTACAGGCCACACATAGCCTTACTTCCCATTGGTGATAGGTTTACCATGGGAATCAGGGAGGCTTCCATTGCTGCAAACTGGATAGAACCGGAAGTCATAATACCCATGCATTACAACACATTTCCAGTGATTGAACAGAACCCCTACCGATTCAAAGAATTGGTTGAACTATCCACTGAAACTAAAGTGGAAGTTCTTAAACCTGGTGAAACCTATTCCGAGTAA